The proteins below come from a single Candidatus Zixiibacteriota bacterium genomic window:
- a CDS encoding response regulator, giving the protein MAKKILIVDDNPNMSALLSEMLEVFDQEAVVASDGFQALDALKSGNFSIVITDMRMPKMTGLELLQQVKENHPKVKVVLISGYSGSEIETQAEALKADGFLGKPLMMADIEKLLKELL; this is encoded by the coding sequence ATGGCCAAAAAGATACTCATTGTCGATGACAACCCGAATATGTCGGCCTTGCTTTCCGAGATGCTGGAGGTTTTCGATCAGGAAGCGGTGGTGGCGTCGGACGGCTTCCAGGCGCTCGATGCCCTCAAATCGGGTAACTTCAGCATAGTCATAACCGATATGCGCATGCCCAAAATGACCGGCCTGGAACTCCTTCAGCAGGTCAAGGAAAACCATCCCAAGGTCAAAGTAGTGCTCATTTCCGGCTATTCCGGCTCCGAGATCGAAACCCAGGCCGAGGCGCTCAAAGCGGACGGGTTTCTCGGCAAGCCGCTCATGATGGCCGATATCGAAAAGCTCCTCAAAGAACTTCTGTAG